Proteins found in one Planococcus citri chromosome 2, ihPlaCitr1.1, whole genome shotgun sequence genomic segment:
- the LOC135837834 gene encoding uncharacterized protein LOC135837834 yields the protein MSSKVNSKAPCPVHHRSKYYDVMVKVGTDVYYLDKFQLASKSDYFEKLLIEYSDQQECISIELSVMDTKTFSTIADIIYGQSLKSVLDKFNYVDLIMAMDYLQMEIDLQTCKKFIKFLNLNDKIFKLYNFVRDNPNLQCLLPSVFDYISNHLADMRNNKEFSSLPFDHIMRIILTKTIWSGNSKTTKSDVLKVCQVCSEWICADLENRLPHVAKLVNAVKRRLRYMNGVKDDDCNTMLSEITEKINPEVMAKIFYKLLMCNGDINRVHDLSLPEDRKRKRSTSPKANQRKKLAKLIENNYFYDIVVNVGEKTYKLHRFKLNSASGYFAKKISTKKSNSSDVQCAEVSTQQSNKIETYSLQDVDQTTFDMIVEYLYYDELRLTSETITRVLRAAKFLKMKKVFNTCISWMKTHIDEVCANVLIIDNCMSTSWIVDNIEEIVSRFLTIPETDDTLVICLITFEMLEDLLLSSTHCCDNPHQIVDACSKWIFHDVKNRYHLIPEIALAINRNRNCYKIEASTDLINCSSEQLIRDELWKILRCTSLIPSASTDKMPKVVKKKWKEVPVFVALSKNLTTIHVSNADLEEIDSLCLSELLELGIRRSDGISVAATLLDDNLFIALFSSFSLNRDLLWFSAYNLSSKKFISLNNCLQLEERNNCYHSTNTSWLFNCRGQVYCCFKRGNVLKYSIELNRWMKFSEKPVFPDESPKDDRNDVWFTSDGNTLYRLYANFIPEVQNPSVFNTILRYVVEEFDFQQNVWLSLSDMSFTRGCYMVKNFTIVRGGQLTVMLTSCFMLFYRNSSSWREFPLANNFLAHEIYRKSFLLIQCEDRLLHMAENKLYQWSRRNQNWQVKKELPVCADDKSPYECITAVHKPNVRTD from the exons ATGAGTTCCAAAGTCAACTCAAAAGCACCTTGCCCAGTTCATCACAGAAGTAAATATTACGATGTCATGGTGAAAGTGGGTACCGATGTTTATTACTTGGATAAATTTCAACTGGCCTCGAAATCGGACTACTTCGAGAAATTATTAATCGAGTATTCTGACCAACAAGAATGCATTTCGATAGAACTATCAGTAATGGATACCAAAACATTCTCTACCATAGCTGACATAATATACGGGCAGTCTTTGAAGTCTGTCTTAGACAAATTTAATTACGTTGATTTAATCATGGCTATGGATTACTTACAAATGGAAATAGATCTGCAAAcctgcaaaaaattcatcaagttctTGAACTTGAacgataaaatattcaaattatacaACTTCGTTCGAGATAATCCGAATCTACAATGTTTGTTACCGTCAGTTTTTGATTATATATCTAATCATTTGGCAGATATGCGAAATAACAAAGAGTTCTCATCTTTACCATTTGACCACATTATGCGGATAATTTTAACCAAAACCATCTGGTCAGGTAACTCTAAGACTACGAAAAGCGATGTGCTTAAAGTTTGCCAAGTTTGCTCGGAATGGATTTGCGCCGATTTGGAGAATAGACTTCCTCATGTAGCAAAGCTAGTCAATGCCGTTAAACGAAGATTACGGTACATGAATGGAGTGAAGGATGATGATTGTAATACGATGTTGTCCGAAATCACCGAGAAAATAAATCCCGAAGTGATGGCGAAGATATTCTATAAATTGCTGATGTGCAATGGAGACATAAATCGag ttcatGATCTCAGTCTACCGGAAgatagaaaaagaaaacgatCAACCAGTCCTAAAGCAAATCAAcgaaaaaagttggcaaaacttatagaaaataattatttctacGATATCGTTGTCAATGTTGGAGAAAAAACCTATAAACTTCATCGATTTAAATTGAATTCAGCGTCCGGCTACttcgctaaaaaaatttccaccaagaAGTCCAACTCCTCGGACGTTCAATGCGCAGAAGTATCGACCCAgcaatcaaataaaattgagaCTTACTCGCTTCAAGATGTTGATCAGACCACATTCGACATGATCGTCGAATATTTATATTACGATGAATTGCGATTAACATCCGAAACCATAACTCGTGTACTGAGAGctgccaaatttttgaaaatgaaaaaagtatttaaCACGTGTATATCTTGGATGAAGACTCATATCGACGAAGTTTGTGCGAACGTTTTAATCATTGATAACTGTATGTCTACGTCGTGGATCGTAGACAATATTGAAGAAATTGTTTCAAGATTTCTAACCATACCCGAAACAGACGATACATTGGTTATCTGTTTAATTACTTTCGAAATGTTGGAAGATTTACTTTTGTCTTCGACGCATTGCTGCGATAATCCGCATCAAATTGTAGACGCATGTTCGAAATGGATTTTCCACGATGTAAAAAATCGATATCATCTGATACCAGAAATCGCCCTTGCAATTAATCGCAATCGCAATTGCTATAAAATCGAAGCTTCTACGGATTTAATCAACTGTTCATCGGAGCAATTGATTCGAGACGAATTATGGAAGATATTACGTTGTACTTCGTTGATACCTTCGGCTTCCACTGATAAAATGCCGAAGGTTGTTAAAAAGAAATGGAAAGAAGTCCCCGTGTTTGTTGCATTGtccaaaaatttgacaacaatTCACGTTTCGAACGCTGATTTAGAAGAAATCGACTCATTGTGTCTTTCTGAGCTTTTGGAACTTGGAATTCGTCGGTCCGATGGCATTTCTGTAGCCGCGACTTTATTGGATGATAATTTATTCATCGCGTTGTTTTCATCGTTTTCTCTGAATCGTGATCTTCTTTGGTTCAGTGCATATAATttatcttcgaaaaaattcatctctttgAATAACTGTCTACAATTGGAAGAAAGAAATAATTGTTATCATAGTACGAATACGAGCTGGCTGTTTAATTGTCGCGGCCAAGTTTACTGTTGTTTCAAACGGGGCAATGTATTGAAGTATTCGATCGAATTGAATCGTTGGATGAAATTTTCGGAAAAGCCGGTATTTCCTGATGAGAGCCCGAAAGATGATAGGAATGATGTATGGTTTACAAGTGATGGAAATACGTTGTACAGGTTGTATGCTAACTTTATTCCCGAGGTGCAGAATCCGTCTGTGTTCAATACTATTTTAAGATACGTTGTggaagaattcgattttcaacaaaacgtATGGTTGTCTTTGTCAGACATGTCATTTACACGAGGGTGTTacatggtgaaaaattttaccatcgTTAGAGGTGGCCAACTTACTGTGATGTTAACATCATGCTTCATGTTATTTTACCGGAATTCAAGTAGTTGGCGCGAGTTTCCTCTGGCGAACAATTTTCTCGCTCATGAAATTTATAGGAAATCTTTCCTGTTGATTCAGTGTGAAGATAGACTCTTACATATGGCCGAAAACAAACTCTATCAATGGTCTCGAAGAAATCAAAACTGGCAAGTGAAAAAAGAACTACCGGTTTGTGCAGATGATAAGAGCCCATATGAGTGCATTACTGCCGTTCATAAGCCCAATGTTCGTACAGATTAA
- the LOC135837835 gene encoding uncharacterized protein LOC135837835, protein MPFGHIMRIILGKRTFSWFGWRYSPTTSRSDVLQACQFCSEWICTSLKNRLPHVAKLVNAVKRRFHYMNEINDDDCNTILNEIAEQINPKMMTKQFYKFVICNGDVRINPAENLLENEKEEVWTKRRKNYDRKKLAKLVENNYFYDIVVNVEEKTYKLHRFILNSASGYFGEIFSTKQSNSSDVPCAEISTQLPNKIETYSLHDVDQVTFDMIVEYIYFDELRLTLETITRVLKAANFLKMEKLFNTCISWMKTHIEDVCAKVLIIDECMSTSWIVDNMEEIVSRFLTIPNTDDTLPICLISFDMLEDLLLSSTNCCNHPHRIVDACSKWIFHDVKNRYHLIPQIAFAINHNRNYCKIEASTDLINCSSEQPIRDELWKILNYTSLIPSISASAEKMPNGGKKKWKEVPVFVALSEEPTTIHVLNANLEEIASMCLSHSDLYQFDSMGYYVNVSATLMEDNLFIMLRLDEYFFRFGVYNLSLKKFISLNNCLVVENSTECYQSTNTSSLLNCRGQVYCCFKHGYVLKYSMELNRWMMFSVKPVFSDKYSKGKYVWFTSDGDKLYRLYANCISQSEELSVLKYVVEEFDFQQNVWLSLSVIPFTHPDSFVVQNFTIIKGGQLAVLFTSCFVSFNRSSRKWRVFPLVSDSIPDRMIMEKSFLLTQCEDRLLHV, encoded by the exons ATGCCATTTGGTCACATTATGCGGATAATTTTAGGCAAAAGAACCTTCAGTTGGTTCGGTTGGAGATATTCTCCGACTACGAGCAGGAGTGATGTGCTTCAAGCTTGTCAATTTTGTTCCGAATGGATTTGCACCAGTTTAAAAAACAGGCTTCCTCATGTAGCGAAGCTCGTCAATGCTGTAAAACGAAGATTTCATTACATGAATGAGATCAATGATGACGATTGTAATACGATTTTAAACGAAATCGCCGAACAAATAAATCCCAAAATGATGACGAAACAATTCTACAAGTTTGTGATTTGCAACGGAGACGTACGAATAAATCCag cTGAGAATCTACTGGAAAATGAGAAAGAAGAAGTTTGGACGAAGCGTCGTAAAAATTATGATcgaaaaaagttggcaaaactcgtagaaaataattatttttacgatatcGTAGtcaatgttgaagaaaaaacttataaaCTTCATCGATTTATATTGAATTCAGCGTCCGGTTActtcggtgaaattttttccaccaagcAGTCAAACTCCTCGGACGTTCCATGTGCAGAAATATCGACACAGCTACCAAATAAAATAGAGACGTATTCACTTCACGATGTTGATCAAGTCACGTTCGACATGATCGTCGAATATATCTATTTCGATGAATTACGATTAACACTCGAGACTATAACTCGTGTACTTAAAGCTgccaatttcttgaaaatggaaaaattatttaatacgTGTATATCTTGGATGAAGACGCATATCGAGGATGTTTGTGCGAAAGTTTTAATCATCGATGAATGTATGTCTACGTCGTGGATCGTAGACAATATGGAAGAAATTGTTTCAAGATTTCTAACCATACCGAATACAGACGATACATTGCCTATCTGTTTAATTTCTTTCGATATGTTGGAAGATTTACTTTTGTCGTCGACGAATTGCTGCAATCATCCGCATCGAATCGTAGACGCATGTTCGAAATGGATTTTCCACGATGTGAAAAATCGATATCATTTGATACCACAAATCGCCTTTGCAATTAATCATAATCGAAATTACTGTAAAATTGAAGCTTCTACAGATTTAATCAACTGTTCATCGGAGCAACCGATTCGAGACGAATTGTGGAAGATTTTAAATTATACTTCATTGATACCTTCGATTTCCGCTTCCGCTGAGAAAATGCCGAACGGTGGTAAAAAGAAATGGAAAGAAGTACCTGTGTTTGTCGCATTGTCCGAGGAACCGACTacaattcatgttttgaatgcTAATTTAGAAGAAATCGCCTCAATGTGTCTTTCACATTCAGACCTTTATCAATTTGATAGTATGGGTTATTACGTTAATGTATCTGCGACTTTAATGGAagataatttattcattatgTTACGTttggatgaatatttttttcggtttGGTGTGTATAatttatcattgaaaaaattcatctctctGAATAACTGTCTAGTAGTGGAAAATTCAACTGAATGTTATCAGAGTACGAATACGAGCTCGCTGTTGAATTGTCGAGGCCAAGTTTACTGTTGCTTTAAACACGGCTATGTATTGAAGTATTCGATGGAATTGAATCGTTGGATGATGTTTTCGGTGAAACCGGTGTTTTCTGATAAATACTCGAAAGGTAAATACGTATGGTTTACAAGCGATGGAGATAAATTGTACAGGTTGTATGCTAACTGTATTTCTCAGAGTGAGGAGCTGTCGGTTTTAAAATACGTTGTggaagaattcgattttcaacaaaacgtATGGTTGTCTTTGTCAGTTATTCCATTTACACATCCAGATTCTTTTgtagtgcaaaattttaccatcattAAAGGCGGCCAACTTGCTGTGTTATTTACATCATGCTTCGTGTCATTTAACCGAAGTTCAAGAAAGTGGCGTGTGTTCCCTCTTGTGAGCGATTCTATCCCTGATAGAATGATTATGGAGAAATCGTTCCTGTTGACCCAATGTGAAGATAGACTTTTACATGTGTAG
- the LOC135833717 gene encoding uncharacterized protein LOC135833717, with protein sequence MDIVIETRLTEPVYRRSQYHDVMVKVDDDVYYLDKFQLASKSDYFEKLLIEYSNQQECISVTLSVIDTETFSTIADIIYGQSLKSVLHHNNYVELIMAMDYLQMEIDLETCENVIKCHMPILHESIFKLYYFVRENPNLQCLLPSVFEYLSIHLADMRNNKDFSSLPVDHILQIILRKCTRLGNPKTTKSDVLEVCQVCSEWICAGLENRLPHVAKLVNAVKRRFFYMNGVKDDDCNTMLSEIAEKINPEMMTKIFYKFLMCNGDINPVQNLNLPENRKRKLSTSSEKNQRKKLAKLVEKNYFYDVVVNVEEKTYKLHRFILNSASCYFAEIFSTKQSNSSNVPCAEVSTQQPNKIETYSLHDVDQATFDMIIEYLYFDELQLTLETITRVLRAANFLKMKKLFNKCVSWMREHIEEVCAKVLIIDECMSTSWIVDNIEEIVSRFLTIPDTDDTLVICLITFEMLEDLLLSSTHCCVNPHQIVDACSKWIFHDVKNRYHLIPEIALAINRNRNYYKIETPTDLINCSSEQPIRDELWKILNCTKLIPSTEETPNIGEKKKCEEVPVFVALSKNLTTIHVLNADLDEIASLCLSELLEFGIRSDGGINSVAATLLDDNLFVMFSLFSLNRNFLWFGVYNLSLKKFISLNNSVDVKKSTLWSQMSQGTNTSSLLNCRGQVYCCFKQGHVLKYSMELNRWMMLSDKPVFSDEGSKIDWYNVWFTSDGNKLYRLYANNVREMVTQQSYFTNTFTYVVEEFDFQQNVWLSLSDTSFTQSSSHVRNFTIIGRSLAVILTSRLRSFDRNSRRWREFPLVNSSVYGKSFLFTQFEDRLLHLLDNKLYECSQRNQTWQLKKEIPVCAENRGPYGPYACISAVHRHKQNFRTD encoded by the exons ATGGATATCGTAATCGAAACAAGATTAACTGAGCCAGTTTATCGCAGAAGTCAATATCACGATGTCATGGTTAAAGTGGATGACGATGTTTATTACTTGGACAAATTTCAACTGGCCTCAAAATCGGACTATTTCGAGAAATTATTAATCGAGTATTCTAACCAACAAGAATGCATTTCGGTAACGCTATCAGTGATTGATACCGAAACATTTTCTACCATAGCTGACATAATATACGGACAGTCTTTGAAGTCTGTCTTACACCACAATAATTACGTTGAATTAATAATGGCCATGGATTACTTACAAATGGAAATAGATCTAGAAACCTGCGAAAATGTCATCAAGTGTCATATGCCCATCCTACACGAGAGTATATTCAAATTATACTACTTCGTACGAGAGAATCCAAATCTACAATGTTTGCTACCGTcggtttttgaatatttatctATTCATTTGGCAGATATGCGAAATAACAAAGATTTCTCATCTTTACCAGTTGACCACATCCTACAGATAATTTTAAGGAAATGTACCCGGTTAGGTAACCCCAAGACTACGAAGAGCGATGTGCTCGAAGTTTGTCAAGTTTGCTCCGAATGGATTTGTGCCGGTTTGGAGAATAGACTTCCTCATGTAGCGAAGCTCGTCAATGCTGTCAAACGaagatttttttacatgaatGGAGTGAAGGATGATGATTGTAATACGATGTTGTCCGAAATCGCCGAAAAAATAAATCCCGAAATGATGACGAAGATattctacaaatttttaatgtgCAATGGAGACATAAATCCAG ttcAGAATCTCAATCTACCggaaaatagaaaaagaaaactttcgACCAGTTCTgagaaaaatcaacgaaaaaagttggcaaaactagtagaaaaaaattatttttacgatgTCGTAGtcaatgttgaagaaaaaacttataaaCTTCATCGATTTATATTGAATTCAGCGTCCTGCTATTTCGCTGAAATTTTCTCCACCAAGCAGTCCAACTCCTCGAACGTTCCATGTGCAGAAGTATCGACACAGCAACCAAATAAAATTGAGACGTATTCACTTCACGATGTTGATCAAGCCACGTTCGACATGATCATCGAATATTTATATTTCGATGAATTGCAATTAACACTTGAGACTATAACTCGTGTTCTGAGAgctgccaattttttgaaaatgaaaaaattatttaataagtGTGTATCTTGGATGAGGGAGCATATTGAGGAAGTTTGTGCGAAAGTTTTAATCATCGATGAATGCATGTCTACGTCGTGGATCGTAGACAATATTGAAGAAATTGTTTCAAGATTTCTAACCATACCGGATACAGACGATACATTGGTTATCTGTTTAATTACTTTCGAAATGTTGGAAGATTTACTTCTGTCCTCGACGCATTGCTGCGTTAATCCGCATCAAATTGTAGACGCATGTTCAAAATGGATTTTCCACGATGTGAAAAATCGATATCATCTGATACCAGAAATCGCCCTTGCAATTAATCGCAATCGCAATTACTATAAAATCGAAACTCCTACAGATTTAATCAACTGTTCATCGGAGCAACCGATTCGAGACGAATTATGGAAGATTTTAAATTGTACCAAGTTGATACCTTCCACTGAGGAAACGCCgaatattggtgaaaaaaagaaatgtgaAGAAGTACCCGTGTTCGTCGCATTGtccaaaaatttgacaacaatTCATGTTTTGAACGCCGATTTAGACGAAATCGCCTCATTGTGTCTTTCTGAGCTTTTGGAATTTGGAATTCGTTCGGATGGTGGCATTAATTCTGTAGCCGCGACTTTATTGGATGATAATTTATTCGTtatgttttcattgttttctttGAATCGTAATTTTCTTTGGTTCGGTGTATATaatttatctttaaaaaaattcatctctttgAATAACAGCGTAGACGTGAAAAAATCGACTCTATGGTCTCAGATGTCTCAGGGTACCAATACGAGTTCGCTGTTGAATTGTCGGGGCCAAGTTTACTGTTGTTTCAAACAGGGCCACGTATTGAAGTATTCGATGGAATTGAATCGTTGGATGATGTTATCGGATAAGCCGGTATTTTCTGACGAAGGCTCGAAAATTGATTGGTATAACGTATGGTTTACAAGCGATGGAAATAAGTTGTACAGGTTGTATGCTAACAATGTTCGTGAAATGGTGACTCAGCAGTCGTATTTTACCAATACTTTTACATATGTTGTGGAAGAATTCGATTTCCAACAAAACGTATGGTTGTCGTTATCAGATACGTCATTTACACAAAGTTCTTCACACGTGCGAAATTTTACCATAATAGGTCGCTCACTTGCTGTGATATTAACATCACGTCTCAGGTCATTTGACCGGAATTCGAGAAGGTGGCGTGAGTTTCCTCTGGTGAACAGTTCTGTGTATGGAAAATCTTTTTTGTTTACCCAGTTTGAAGATAGACTTTTACATTTGCTCGACAACAAACTCTATGAATGCTCTCAAAGAAATCAAACCTggcaattgaaaaaagaaatacccgTTTGTGCAGAAAATCGTGGCCCTTATGGGCCTTATGCGTGCATTAGTGCCGTTCATAGACACAAGCAAAATTTTCGCACAGATTAA
- the LOC135833718 gene encoding uncharacterized protein LOC135833718, giving the protein MSSEVHSGVTGLVHRRSKYYDVMVKVDDDVYYLDRFQLASKSDYFEKLLIEYSNQQECISIALSVMDTETFSTIADIIYGQSLKSVLHQYNYVELIMAMDYLQMEIDLETCENFIKCNLNIHESIFKLYYFVRENPNLQCLLPTIFDYLSTYLADMRKNKDFSSLPSDHIIWIILTKSTRSSTDTTTSRSDVLTVCQVCSEWICAGLENRLPHLAKLVNAVKRRFCYMNGVKDDDCNTMLSEINEKNDPEIMTKLFYKFLMSNGDIHPVQNLNLLNDRKRKHSTSSEKNQRKKLEKLVKNNYFYDVVVNVEEKTYKLHRFILNSSSGYFAEIFSTKQSNSSHVSCAEVSTQLPNKKETYSLHDVDQATFDMIVEYIYFDEIRLTLETISRVLRAANFLKMEKLFNTCISWMKTHIEEVCANVLIIDACMSTSWIVDNIEEIVSKFLTILDTDDILVICLITFEMLEDLLLSSTHCCVNPHQIVNACSKWIFHDVKNRYHLIPQIAFAINHNRNYCKIETSTDLINCSSEQPIRDELWKILNCTSLIPSASAEKMPNIGEKKKWEEVPVFVALSENLTIRVLNADLEEIASLCLSELLEFGIRPADCVSLAATLVDDNLFIMFSSFSLNRDFLWFSAYNSSSKKFISLNNCVEVKKTAQWSQMSQSTNTSSLLNCRGQVYCCFKRGHVLKYSIELNRWMMLSDKPVFSDEGSNKNSEWYNVWFTSDGNKLYRMHATGVYEMVTQQSSFTDTFTYVVEEFDFQQNVWLSLSDMSFRQNSFHVRNFTMIGDHVAVILLSHFMWFDRNSRSWRTVPLVSDNYGKCCLLVVYNRGILLMHGNKLYQWSQGNRSWQLKKKLPVCAENRGPYACISAIHKQIMKICIG; this is encoded by the exons ATGAGTTCCGAAGTCCACTCAGGAGTAACTGGCCTTGTTCATCGGAGAAGTAAATATTACGATGTAATGGTGAAAGTAGATGACGATGTTTATTACTTGGACAGATTTCAGCTGGCCTCGAAATCGGACTacttcgaaaaattattaatcgagTACTCCAACCAACAAGAATGCATTTCGATAGCTCTATCAGTGATGGATACCGAAACATTCTCTACCATAGCTGACATAATATACGGGCAGTCTTTGAAGTCCGTCTTACACCAATATAATTACGTTGAATTAATAATGGCTATGGATTACTTACAAATGGAAATAGATCTAGAAACCtgcgaaaatttcatcaagtgtaATCTGAACATACACGAGAGTATATTCAAATTATACTACTTCGTACGAGAGAATCCGAATCTACAATGCTTGTTACctacaatttttgattatttatctACTTATTTGGCAGATATGCGAAAAAACAAAGATTTCTCATCTTTACCATCGGACCACATTATATGGATAATTTTAACCAAAAGTACCCGGTCATCTACCGATACGACTACGAGTAGGAGTGATGTGCTCACAGTTTGTCAAGTTTGCTCCGAATGGATTTGCGCCGGTTTGGAAAATAGACTTCCTCATTTAGCGAAACTCGTCAATGCTGTTAAACGAAGATTTTGTTACATGAATGGAGTGAAGGATGATGATTGTAATACGATGTTGTCCgaaatcaacgaaaaaaatgatcccGAAATTATGACGAAGCtattctataaatttttaatgtccAATGGAGACATACATCCAG ttcagaatCTCAATCTACTGAAcgatagaaaaagaaaacattcgaccagttctgaaaaaaatcaacgaaaaaagttggaaaaactcgtaaaaaataattatttctacGATGTCGTAGtcaatgtcgaagaaaaaacttataaaCTTCATCGATTTATATTGAATTCATCGTCTGGTTACttcgctgaaattttttccaccaagcAGTCAAACTCCTCGCACGTTTCATGTGCAGAAGTATCGACACAGCTACCAAATAAAAAAGAGACGTATTCACTTCACGATGTTGATCAAGCCACGTTCGACATGATCGTCGAATATATCTATTTCGATGAAATACGATTAACACTTGAGACTATATCTCGTGTACTGAGAGCTgccaatttcttgaaaatggaaaaattatttaatacgTGTATATCTTGGATGAAGACCCATATCGAGGAAGTTTGTGCGAACGTTTTAATCATCGATGCATGCATGTCTACGTCGTGGATCGTAGACAATATTgaagaaattgtttcaaaatttctaaccATACTGGATACAGACGATATATTGGTTATCTGTTTAATTACTTTCGAAATGTTGGAAGATTTACTTTTGTCCTCGACGCATTGCTGCGTTAATCCGCATCAAATTGTAAACGCTTGTTCGAAATGGATTTTCCACGATGTAAAAAATCGATATCATCTGATACCACAAATCGCCTTTGCAATTAATCATAATCGCAATTActgtaaaattgaaacttctaCGGATTTAATCAACTGTTCATCGGAGCAACCGATTCGAGACGAATTATGGAAGATATTAAATTGTACTTCGTTGATACCTTCGGCTTCTGCTGAGAAAATGCCgaatattggtgaaaaaaagaaatgggaAGAAGTACCCGTGTTCGTTGCACTGTCCGAAAATCTGacaattcgtgttttgaacGCTGATTTAGAAGAAATCGCTTCGTTGTGTCTTTCTGAGCTTTTGGAATTTGGAATTCGTCCGGCCGATTGCGTTTCTCTAGCCGCAACTTTAGTGGAcgataatttattcattatgTTTTCATCGTTTTCTTTGAATCGCGATTTTCTTTGGTTTAGTGCATATAAttcatcttcgaaaaaattcatctccttaAATAACTGCgtagaagtgaaaaaaacagCTCAATGGTCTCAGATGTCTCAGAGTACGAATACGAGCTCGCTGTTGAATTGTCGCGGCCAGGTTTACTGTTGTTTCAAACGGGGCCATGTATTGAAGTATTCGATCGAATTGAATCGTTGGATGATGTTATCGGATAAGCCGGTATTTTCTGACGAAGGCTCGAATAAAAATAGTGAATGGTATAACGTATGGTTTACAAGCGATGGAAATAAGTTGTACAGGATGCATGCTACCGGTGTTTATGAGATGGTGACTCAACAGTCGTCTTTTACTGATACTTTTACATATGTTGTggaagaattcgattttcaacaaaacgtGTGGTTGTCTTTGTCAGATATGTCATTTAGGCAAAATTCTTTTCATGTGCGAAATTTTACTATGATAGGTGACCATGTTGCTGTTATATTATTATCACACTTCATGTGGTTTGACCGGAATTCAAGAAGCTGGCGTACGGTTCCTCTGGTGAGCGATAATTATGGGAAATGTTGCCTGTTAGTTGTATATAATCGTGGAATTTTACTTATGCACGGCAACAAACTCTATCAATGGTCTCAAGGAAATCGATCctggcaattgaaaaaaaaactacccgtTTGTGCAGAAAATCGTGGCCCTTATGCGTGCATTAGTGCCATTCATaaacaaataatgaaaatatgcaTCGGGTAA